A region of Streptomyces sp. NBC_01788 DNA encodes the following proteins:
- a CDS encoding M23 family metallopeptidase, producing the protein MPVSHIGETCGRLSRPHTAGYSHRTALPAPVVEAKEKLVNDRHPSGSATAPAPASDAASTPYASYNGQEAAYGDFTSYGDYGATGFHTGTYAPADYAADHLHEGFTGAEAHTTGTYDTTGWTANGHQSPDYDPYAAQHHTAYDTGAYDTTAWATGYQQLASVPAQSAPVDTSGQWDAHTWLQPDQTAVADATQQWDWNTQTFDTGAYDATQWNGDATTTVAENFDAPEPHEPQGDLAEEEPAATVEPDAAPPLLDDEEEVTPAPPPAPRAASRAAGRSRRRPPAKRSALLTVAVPSVCVMGVAGIAAASVGGLTEDGKDSAAATPDVHPVKASTANNKLDTQLQSVSAGANDFADRASRYQERIDLKAQQESEKKKAAEEAARLERLRPKFAVPVLQRGLSAYFGQAGVNWMSVHTGIDFPVSYGTSVLAATDGTVRTQWNSAYGNMMIVTAMDGTETWYCHLSSYQVPSGTTVKAGQPIAYSGNSGNSTGPHLHFEVRPAGGSPIDPLSWLRSHGLDPT; encoded by the coding sequence ATGCCCGTTTCCCACATCGGGGAAACCTGCGGAAGATTGTCGCGCCCTCATACCGCCGGGTACAGTCACCGCACTGCTCTGCCAGCCCCTGTTGTCGAGGCGAAAGAGAAGTTGGTGAACGACCGTCACCCGTCGGGGAGCGCGACCGCCCCGGCTCCGGCCTCCGATGCCGCCTCGACGCCCTACGCGTCGTACAACGGACAGGAAGCCGCGTACGGCGACTTCACCTCCTACGGCGACTACGGCGCCACCGGTTTCCACACCGGCACGTACGCCCCGGCCGACTACGCCGCCGACCATCTCCACGAAGGCTTCACGGGCGCCGAGGCGCACACCACGGGTACGTACGACACCACCGGCTGGACCGCGAACGGCCACCAGAGCCCGGACTACGACCCGTACGCGGCTCAGCACCACACCGCCTACGACACCGGCGCGTACGACACCACCGCCTGGGCGACGGGCTACCAGCAACTGGCCTCCGTCCCGGCGCAGTCCGCCCCGGTCGACACCAGCGGCCAGTGGGACGCGCACACCTGGCTCCAGCCGGATCAGACGGCCGTCGCCGACGCCACCCAGCAGTGGGACTGGAACACGCAGACCTTCGACACCGGCGCGTACGACGCCACACAGTGGAACGGCGACGCCACCACCACGGTCGCCGAGAACTTCGACGCGCCCGAGCCGCACGAGCCTCAGGGCGACTTGGCGGAAGAGGAACCGGCCGCCACCGTCGAGCCGGACGCGGCACCGCCGCTGCTCGACGACGAGGAAGAAGTCACCCCCGCCCCGCCTCCCGCTCCACGAGCGGCCTCACGGGCCGCGGGCCGCTCCCGGCGCCGCCCCCCGGCCAAGCGCTCCGCACTGCTCACGGTGGCCGTGCCCTCGGTCTGCGTGATGGGTGTCGCCGGAATCGCCGCGGCCTCCGTGGGCGGACTGACCGAGGACGGCAAGGACAGCGCGGCGGCCACGCCCGACGTGCACCCGGTCAAGGCGTCCACCGCCAACAACAAGCTGGACACCCAGCTGCAGAGCGTGTCCGCAGGGGCGAACGACTTCGCCGACCGGGCCAGCCGGTACCAGGAGCGCATCGACCTCAAGGCGCAGCAGGAGTCCGAGAAGAAGAAGGCGGCGGAGGAGGCGGCCCGTCTGGAACGGCTGCGCCCCAAGTTCGCCGTCCCCGTCCTGCAGAGGGGCCTCAGCGCCTACTTCGGCCAGGCCGGCGTGAACTGGATGTCCGTGCACACCGGCATCGACTTCCCCGTGTCGTACGGGACGTCGGTGCTGGCCGCCACCGACGGCACGGTCCGCACGCAGTGGAACAGCGCCTACGGCAACATGATGATCGTGACCGCGATGGACGGCACGGAGACGTGGTACTGCCACCTCTCCAGCTACCAGGTCCCTTCCGGTACGACGGTGAAGGCCGGACAGCCCATCGCGTACTCCGGGAACTCCGGCAACTCCACGGGCCCGCACCTGCACTTCGAGGTCAGGCCCGCGGGCGGGTCGCCCATCGACCCGCTGTCGTGGCTGCGCAGCCACGGCCTCGACCCGACGTAG
- a CDS encoding esterase/lipase family protein, with protein sequence MKVTRVADPILPLCRCLLPCRLAGLSLALLKATALELAILAGHLLLYPSGIVQERRGASGALPEPAGAAQLPTEAKPPVVLLHGFIDNRSVFVLLRRSLAQHGRQRVESLNYSPLTCDVRTAAELLGRHIEEICERTGSRQIDVVGHSLGGLIARYYVQRLGGDLRVRTLVTLGTPHSGTRVAPLANAHPIVRQMRPGSELIEELSRPAPGCSTHFVSFWSDLDHLMDPLESACIDHPDLKVENIQVSGVGHLALPLHPAVATGIRQVLDTARPGDPTAKRAGGVTVA encoded by the coding sequence ATGAAGGTCACCAGGGTCGCGGACCCCATTCTCCCGCTCTGCCGGTGTCTGCTGCCGTGCAGGCTGGCGGGGCTCTCACTGGCTCTGCTGAAGGCGACCGCCCTGGAGCTCGCGATCCTCGCGGGCCATCTCCTGCTCTATCCCTCGGGCATCGTCCAGGAGCGCCGCGGCGCCTCCGGCGCGCTCCCGGAGCCCGCTGGCGCCGCCCAGCTGCCGACCGAGGCCAAGCCACCGGTCGTGCTGCTGCACGGGTTCATCGACAACCGCTCGGTGTTCGTCCTGCTGCGCCGCAGCCTCGCCCAGCACGGCAGGCAGCGCGTGGAGTCCCTGAACTACTCACCGCTGACCTGCGACGTCCGCACCGCGGCCGAACTGCTCGGCCGGCACATCGAGGAGATCTGCGAGCGCACCGGCAGCAGGCAGATCGACGTCGTCGGGCACAGCCTCGGCGGGCTGATCGCCCGCTACTACGTGCAACGGCTCGGCGGCGACCTGCGGGTCCGCACCCTCGTCACCCTCGGCACCCCGCACTCCGGCACCCGGGTCGCGCCGCTGGCCAACGCCCATCCGATCGTGCGGCAGATGCGCCCCGGTTCCGAGCTGATCGAGGAGCTGTCACGCCCCGCGCCGGGCTGCAGCACCCACTTCGTCAGCTTCTGGAGCGACCTCGACCACCTGATGGATCCGCTGGAGTCGGCCTGCATCGACCACCCCGACCTGAAGGTGGAGAACATCCAGGTGAGCGGAGTCGGGCATCTCGCCCTGCCACTGCACCCCGCCGTGGCGACCGGGATACGACAGGTCCTCGACACCGCACGCCCCGGGGACCCGACCGCCAAGCGCGCCGGCGGAGTGACCGTCGCCTGA
- a CDS encoding cobalamin B12-binding domain-containing protein — translation MGVAAGPIRVVVAKPGLDGHDRGAKVIARALRDAGMEVIYTGLHQTPEQIVDTAIQEDADAIGLSILSGAHNTLFAAVIELLRAREAEDIVVFGGGIIPEADIPPLKEKGVAEIFTPGATTQSIVDWVRANVRQPAEA, via the coding sequence ATGGGTGTGGCAGCCGGTCCGATCCGCGTGGTGGTGGCCAAGCCGGGGCTCGACGGCCACGATCGGGGCGCCAAGGTGATCGCGCGGGCCCTGCGCGACGCGGGTATGGAGGTCATCTACACGGGGCTCCACCAGACCCCGGAGCAGATCGTGGACACGGCGATCCAGGAGGACGCCGACGCGATCGGCCTGTCCATCCTCTCGGGCGCGCACAACACCCTGTTCGCCGCGGTGATCGAACTGCTCAGGGCGCGCGAGGCGGAGGACATCGTCGTCTTCGGCGGCGGCATCATCCCGGAGGCGGACATCCCGCCGCTCAAGGAGAAGGGCGTCGCGGAGATCTTCACCCCGGGCGCGACCACCCAGTCGATCGTCGACTGGGTCAGGGCGAACGTCCGCCAGCCCGCCGAGGCGTAG
- a CDS encoding DUF5691 domain-containing protein: protein MIRNSTPPEAPATGAWEELVTTALLGTDRRTPPAGAPGRAAPVALLDAAAVQTVRRRAGLRPAPAARRPEPAPKDPRPPLPAAAGRRLAMLLADRPGTAGGRRGTAPDLMELLPQWLAAANAHGYAPPPEALPALLDAARGRTDLRPAALAFGGPRARWLAGLNPDWRFALRAAPGAAAAPAGSEDAGRVRRLWEEGLFAERVALLASIRSRTPAAARELLSGSWATERAEDRLMFLDSLRTGLSPDDEAFLEEALADRSRNVRSTAAELLSALPGSALASRMSGRARSCVAVDHTRGTPTLVVEAPHECDSAMERDGIVPKAPAGRGERSWWLGQLVEAAPLATWPGRLGGRTPREIVALPVADGWQGELHAAWCRAAVRQRDAQWARALLGPSAASDAGGPGAVSLAERAKLLGTLDAAERADWVAGFIAAHGLPEAFQLLGVCAVPWAAPLGRAVVDALNIARDAGSYPWSFSGVMGLAERCLDPAEASRLDGLLAVPDEAEDASPGAGGYWAEAFQRLVTTLRLRSAMAGELEAARAG from the coding sequence ATGATCAGGAACTCCACCCCGCCGGAGGCGCCCGCCACGGGCGCCTGGGAGGAGTTGGTCACCACCGCCCTGCTCGGCACGGACCGGCGCACGCCCCCGGCCGGCGCGCCCGGACGGGCGGCGCCGGTGGCGCTGCTCGACGCGGCGGCCGTGCAGACCGTGCGGCGGCGTGCGGGGCTGCGCCCCGCTCCGGCGGCCCGGCGCCCGGAGCCCGCACCAAAGGATCCGCGTCCGCCGCTGCCCGCGGCTGCGGGCCGCAGGCTGGCCATGCTGCTGGCCGACCGGCCCGGTACGGCGGGTGGCCGCAGGGGCACGGCACCGGACCTGATGGAACTGCTGCCCCAGTGGCTCGCGGCGGCGAACGCCCACGGGTACGCCCCGCCCCCGGAAGCACTGCCCGCCCTGCTGGACGCCGCGCGGGGCCGTACGGACCTGCGCCCGGCCGCACTGGCCTTCGGCGGCCCGCGCGCACGGTGGCTGGCGGGCCTGAACCCGGACTGGCGGTTCGCCCTGCGCGCGGCCCCGGGCGCCGCCGCCGCGCCGGCCGGCTCCGAGGACGCCGGCCGCGTCCGGAGGCTGTGGGAGGAGGGCCTGTTCGCGGAGCGGGTCGCGCTGCTGGCGTCGATACGTTCGCGCACGCCCGCGGCCGCGCGCGAACTGCTCTCCGGCTCCTGGGCCACCGAGCGGGCCGAGGACCGGCTGATGTTCCTCGACTCCCTGCGGACGGGGCTCAGCCCGGACGACGAGGCGTTCCTGGAAGAGGCACTGGCCGACCGCAGCCGCAATGTGCGGTCCACGGCCGCGGAGCTGCTCTCGGCGCTGCCCGGATCCGCGCTCGCCTCACGGATGTCCGGCCGGGCCCGCTCCTGCGTGGCCGTCGACCACACACGCGGGACACCGACGCTCGTCGTCGAGGCGCCGCACGAGTGCGACTCGGCCATGGAACGCGACGGGATCGTCCCCAAGGCTCCGGCAGGGCGGGGCGAACGATCTTGGTGGCTGGGCCAGTTGGTGGAGGCGGCACCGCTCGCGACCTGGCCCGGACGGCTGGGCGGGCGCACACCGCGGGAGATCGTGGCCCTGCCGGTCGCGGACGGATGGCAGGGCGAACTGCACGCCGCCTGGTGCCGGGCGGCGGTGCGGCAGCGGGACGCACAGTGGGCGCGGGCGCTCCTCGGACCATCCGCGGCCTCCGACGCCGGCGGTCCCGGCGCGGTTTCCCTGGCCGAGCGCGCCAAGCTGCTCGGCACGCTGGACGCCGCCGAGCGTGCCGACTGGGTGGCCGGATTCATCGCGGCACACGGACTGCCCGAGGCGTTTCAACTGCTCGGGGTGTGCGCGGTGCCGTGGGCGGCACCGCTCGGGCGGGCGGTGGTCGACGCGCTCAACATCGCGCGGGACGCAGGGAGTTACCCATGGAGTTTCAGTGGAGTGATGGGGCTTGCCGAGCGGTGCCTGGATCCCGCGGAGGCGAGTCGGCTCGACGGACTGCTGGCGGTTCCCGACGAGGCGGAGGACGCGTCGCCGGGGGCCGGAGGGTACTGGGCGGAGGCATTCCAGCGGCTCGTGACGACCTTGCGGCTGCGCTCCGCCATGGCCGGGGAACTGGAGGCGGCGCGGGCCGGCTGA
- a CDS encoding SWIM zinc finger family protein, translated as MTQQGVRWSADQVLSLAPDAASRKAGSKLGAAGPWSEAGCSDEGAVWGLCKGSGGRPYQTVVDLAGGAGPAYKCSCPSRKFPCKHALGLLLLWTGDDGAVPSGQAPDWAGPWLAARGERTARKRSEGAADPASGSADPRAALRRAERRAERITAGVTELEQRLADLLRGGLAPAEQAGYGLWEETAARMVDAQAPGLAGRVRELGAVPSSGPGWPVRLLEECALLHLLGQGWLGRERLPEGLSATVRSRVGLPVSAEGPAVRDRWLVLAQYDTADARLTTRRIWLHGAGSGRTALLLSYGAAGRAPELALPVGQALEAEVSSHPGAGQPRAVLGERFASPAPTRIRPPGVTTAQAAARYGAALRDDPWLESVPVTLREVVPVPDGESWQLADATSDATSDATSDSALPLTRAARTRPGLWRLVALSGGAPVTVFGECGHRGFTPLTAWPRGEEKMVTLC; from the coding sequence ATGACTCAGCAGGGGGTGCGCTGGAGCGCGGACCAGGTGCTGTCACTGGCGCCTGACGCCGCGTCGCGCAAAGCGGGAAGCAAACTCGGCGCGGCCGGGCCGTGGTCCGAGGCGGGGTGTTCCGACGAGGGGGCGGTGTGGGGACTGTGCAAAGGCAGCGGCGGCAGGCCGTATCAGACGGTCGTCGACCTCGCGGGCGGTGCCGGGCCGGCGTACAAGTGCAGCTGCCCGAGCCGGAAGTTCCCGTGCAAGCACGCGCTCGGTCTGCTGCTGTTGTGGACGGGCGACGACGGCGCGGTGCCGTCCGGGCAGGCGCCCGACTGGGCCGGGCCGTGGCTGGCGGCCCGCGGGGAGCGGACGGCGCGGAAGCGGTCGGAGGGGGCCGCGGATCCGGCCTCCGGTTCCGCTGATCCACGGGCGGCGCTGCGCAGGGCGGAGCGCCGGGCCGAGCGGATCACCGCGGGGGTGACGGAGCTGGAGCAGCGCCTGGCCGACCTGCTGCGCGGCGGTCTGGCCCCGGCCGAACAGGCGGGGTACGGGCTGTGGGAGGAGACGGCGGCCCGCATGGTCGACGCGCAGGCTCCCGGGCTGGCGGGACGGGTGCGGGAGCTGGGGGCCGTGCCGTCGTCGGGGCCGGGCTGGCCGGTGCGGCTGCTGGAGGAGTGCGCGCTGCTGCACCTGCTGGGCCAGGGCTGGCTGGGCCGCGAGCGGCTGCCGGAGGGGTTGTCGGCGACGGTCCGTTCCCGGGTGGGCCTGCCCGTCTCCGCGGAGGGGCCCGCGGTGCGGGACCGCTGGCTCGTCCTCGCCCAGTACGACACCGCGGACGCGAGGCTGACCACGCGCAGGATCTGGCTGCACGGCGCCGGCTCCGGGCGGACGGCTCTGCTGCTCTCCTACGGCGCGGCGGGCCGGGCCCCGGAGCTCGCGCTGCCGGTGGGTCAGGCCCTGGAGGCGGAGGTCTCCTCCCATCCGGGCGCGGGACAGCCGCGGGCGGTCCTGGGCGAGCGGTTCGCGTCCCCGGCGCCCACCCGGATCCGTCCACCCGGTGTGACGACGGCGCAGGCGGCCGCCCGCTACGGCGCGGCGCTGCGGGACGATCCGTGGCTGGAGTCGGTTCCGGTGACGCTGCGGGAGGTCGTACCGGTCCCTGACGGCGAGTCCTGGCAGTTGGCCGACGCCACCTCCGACGCCACCTCCGACGCCACCTCCGACTCCGCGCTGCCCCTCACGCGCGCGGCCCGGACGCGTCCGGGTCTGTGGCGGCTCGTCGCCCTGTCGGGCGGCGCTCCGGTCACGGTCTTCGGCGAGTGCGGCCACCGGGGCTTCACCCCGTTGACCGCCTGGCCACGGGGCGAGGAAAAGATGGTGACTCTGTGCTGA
- a CDS encoding AAA family ATPase encodes MSVSVEPTPVAPRQNHSAPANTPEAQALRPHAEHAFAAELAVLAAHDDRPRPARWKLSPWAVATYLLGGTLSDGTVITPKYVGPRRIVEVAVTTLATDRALLLLGVPGTAKTWVSEHLAAAVSGDSTLLVQGTAGTPEEAIRYGWDYARLLAHGPSRDALVPSPVMRAMAQGMTARVEELTRVPADVQDTLITILSEKTLPIPELGEEVQAVRGFNLIATANDRDRGVNDLSSALRRRFNTVVLPLPESPEAEVDIVARRVDQIGRSLDLPGVPDGADEIRRVVTVFRELRDGVTTDGRTKLKSPSGTLSTAEAISVVTGGLALAAHFGDGVLRAGDVAAGILGAVVRDPAADRVVWQEYLETVVRERDGWKDFYRACREVSA; translated from the coding sequence ATGTCTGTGTCCGTCGAACCGACACCCGTCGCACCGCGCCAGAACCACTCCGCGCCCGCGAACACACCGGAGGCGCAGGCGCTGCGCCCGCACGCCGAGCACGCCTTCGCGGCCGAACTGGCGGTGCTCGCCGCACACGACGACCGTCCGCGCCCCGCCCGCTGGAAGTTGTCGCCGTGGGCCGTCGCGACCTATCTCCTCGGTGGCACGCTGTCGGACGGCACGGTGATCACACCGAAGTACGTGGGCCCTCGCCGCATCGTCGAGGTCGCGGTCACCACCCTCGCCACCGACCGCGCCCTGCTCCTGCTCGGCGTGCCGGGCACGGCGAAGACGTGGGTGTCCGAGCATCTGGCCGCCGCGGTCAGCGGCGACTCGACCCTGCTGGTCCAGGGCACGGCCGGCACCCCGGAGGAGGCGATCCGCTACGGCTGGGACTACGCGCGGCTGCTGGCACACGGCCCGAGCCGCGACGCCCTCGTGCCCAGCCCGGTCATGCGGGCCATGGCGCAGGGCATGACCGCCCGGGTCGAGGAGCTGACCCGCGTCCCGGCCGACGTGCAGGACACGCTGATCACGATCCTGTCCGAGAAGACCCTGCCGATACCGGAGCTGGGCGAGGAGGTGCAGGCGGTCCGCGGGTTCAACCTGATCGCCACCGCCAACGACCGCGACCGCGGGGTCAACGACCTCTCCAGCGCCCTGCGCCGCCGGTTCAACACGGTGGTGCTGCCGCTGCCGGAGAGCCCCGAGGCCGAGGTCGACATCGTCGCGCGCCGCGTCGACCAGATCGGCCGCTCCCTCGACCTGCCGGGCGTCCCGGACGGGGCCGACGAGATCCGCCGCGTCGTGACCGTCTTCCGCGAATTGCGCGACGGCGTCACCACGGACGGCCGGACGAAGCTGAAGTCGCCCAGCGGCACCCTGTCCACCGCCGAGGCGATCTCTGTGGTCACCGGCGGCCTCGCGCTGGCGGCCCACTTCGGCGACGGCGTGCTGCGGGCCGGTGATGTGGCCGCCGGCATCCTCGGCGCCGTCGTCCGCGATCCGGCGGCCGACCGAGTCGTCTGGCAGGAGTACCTGGAGACCGTCGTCCGCGAGCGCGACGGCTGGAAGGACTTCTACCGCGCCTGCCGGGAGGTGAGCGCGTGA
- a CDS encoding DUF5682 family protein encodes MRGVEEAGGRPHGAGTLLLGVRHHGPGSARAVRAALEAARPRVVLIEGPPEADALIPLAADHDMRPPVALLAHAVDEPGRSAFWPLAGFSPEWVAIRWALEHDVPARFIDLPATHTLAWGRDDVAPPADGGADAEGSAVEGTAEPPAEACPAEAPVRVDPLAALAEAAGYDDPERWWEDVVEHRGTGEGDAFAPFLVLEEAMDALREAYASGEDHRDLAREAYMRLQVRAAQREFGDDLAVVCGAWHLPALRRKATVAADRALLKGLPKVKADMTWVPWTHRRLSRASGYGAGIDSPGWYAHLFDVPDRPVERWLTKVAGLLREEDRIVSSAHVIEAVRLAGTLAAMRGRPLPGLGETTDAVRAVMCDGSDVPLALVHDRLVVGDVLGAVPEAAPAVPLQRDLARLQRRLRLKPEAQERELELDLRKETDAGRSRLLHRLRLLGVGWGEPTASRGSTGTFRETWWLRWEPELSVRVAEAGVWGTTVLAAATARAEADAAAAQALAEVTALAERCLLAELPDALPVVVRALADRAALDADVGHLAQALPALVRSLRYGDVRGTDTEALAGVAAGLAERIFVGLPPACVALDADAAEEIRRHVDAVHGAVALLDDTPKAGHGDLRARWHTVLRTLSGRDTVAGVLRGRAVRLLLDDGEVEQDQAARLMGLALSPGTPPADAAAWIEGFVGGGGGMLLVHDERLLGLVDDWLTGVPAQAFTDVLPLLRRTFSAYEPGVRRTLGELVRRGPGRGSGGAGGLTGGVPGFGEEPDQERADAVLPVLRLLLGLDGPGPGGEKPGNELAEVAG; translated from the coding sequence GTGAGGGGAGTTGAGGAGGCCGGGGGACGGCCGCACGGCGCGGGCACGCTGCTGCTCGGGGTCCGGCACCACGGGCCGGGATCCGCGCGCGCGGTGCGGGCCGCGCTGGAGGCGGCACGGCCGCGGGTGGTGCTGATCGAGGGCCCGCCGGAGGCGGACGCGCTGATCCCGCTCGCCGCCGATCACGACATGCGGCCGCCCGTCGCGCTCCTCGCCCACGCGGTGGACGAGCCCGGCCGTTCGGCGTTCTGGCCGCTGGCCGGTTTCTCGCCCGAGTGGGTCGCCATCCGCTGGGCACTGGAGCACGACGTCCCCGCCCGCTTCATCGACCTGCCGGCCACGCACACGCTCGCGTGGGGCAGGGACGACGTCGCCCCGCCCGCGGACGGCGGCGCCGACGCGGAGGGCTCCGCGGTGGAGGGGACCGCGGAGCCCCCGGCGGAGGCGTGCCCTGCCGAGGCCCCGGTGCGCGTCGACCCGCTCGCCGCGCTCGCCGAGGCCGCCGGGTACGACGATCCCGAGCGCTGGTGGGAGGACGTGGTCGAGCACCGGGGCACCGGTGAGGGCGACGCGTTCGCCCCGTTCCTGGTGCTGGAGGAGGCCATGGACGCGCTGCGGGAGGCGTACGCCAGCGGGGAGGACCACCGGGATCTTGCGCGTGAGGCGTACATGCGCCTCCAAGTGCGCGCCGCACAGCGCGAGTTCGGGGACGATCTCGCCGTGGTGTGCGGGGCCTGGCACCTCCCCGCGCTCCGGCGGAAGGCGACCGTCGCCGCCGACCGGGCCCTGCTGAAGGGCCTGCCCAAGGTCAAGGCGGACATGACCTGGGTGCCCTGGACCCACCGCCGGCTGTCCCGGGCCTCCGGCTACGGCGCGGGCATCGACTCGCCCGGCTGGTACGCCCATCTGTTCGACGTGCCTGACCGGCCCGTCGAGCGGTGGCTGACCAAGGTGGCGGGACTGCTGCGTGAGGAGGACCGGATCGTCTCCTCCGCGCACGTCATCGAGGCGGTGCGGCTGGCGGGGACGCTCGCCGCGATGCGCGGCCGCCCGCTGCCGGGCCTGGGCGAGACGACGGACGCGGTGCGCGCCGTGATGTGCGACGGCTCCGACGTGCCGCTGGCCCTGGTGCACGACCGGCTGGTGGTCGGGGACGTGCTGGGCGCGGTGCCGGAGGCGGCGCCCGCGGTGCCGTTGCAGCGCGATCTGGCCCGGCTGCAACGGCGGTTGCGGCTCAAACCGGAGGCGCAGGAGCGGGAGCTGGAGCTCGACCTGCGCAAGGAGACCGACGCCGGGCGCAGCAGGCTGCTCCACCGGCTGCGGCTGCTGGGCGTGGGCTGGGGGGAACCCACGGCCTCGCGGGGCAGCACCGGTACGTTCCGCGAGACCTGGTGGCTGCGCTGGGAGCCGGAGCTGTCGGTGCGCGTCGCCGAGGCCGGGGTGTGGGGGACGACCGTGCTGGCCGCCGCGACCGCCAGGGCGGAGGCGGACGCCGCGGCCGCACAGGCCCTCGCCGAGGTCACCGCGCTCGCGGAGCGCTGCCTGCTCGCCGAACTGCCCGACGCGCTGCCTGTGGTCGTGCGCGCGCTCGCCGACCGGGCGGCGCTCGACGCGGACGTCGGACACCTCGCCCAGGCGCTGCCGGCCCTGGTTCGCTCCCTGCGCTACGGGGACGTGCGCGGCACGGACACCGAGGCGCTGGCCGGGGTTGCGGCCGGCCTGGCCGAGCGGATCTTCGTCGGCCTGCCCCCGGCCTGCGTCGCACTGGACGCGGACGCGGCCGAGGAGATACGGCGCCATGTGGACGCGGTGCACGGCGCGGTCGCCCTGCTCGACGACACCCCCAAGGCGGGACACGGCGACCTGCGCGCCCGCTGGCACACCGTGCTCCGGACTCTTTCCGGACGGGACACCGTCGCCGGGGTGCTGCGGGGACGCGCGGTGCGGCTGCTCCTGGACGACGGGGAGGTCGAGCAGGATCAGGCGGCGCGCCTCATGGGCCTCGCGCTGTCGCCGGGCACGCCGCCGGCCGACGCGGCCGCGTGGATCGAGGGCTTCGTCGGAGGTGGGGGCGGGATGCTGCTCGTGCACGACGAGCGGCTGCTCGGACTGGTCGACGACTGGCTGACCGGCGTGCCGGCGCAGGCGTTCACGGACGTGCTGCCGCTGCTGCGGCGCACCTTCTCGGCGTACGAACCGGGTGTGCGCAGAACGCTCGGCGAGCTGGTCCGGCGCGGTCCGGGGCGGGGCAGCGGCGGGGCCGGGGGCCTGACGGGCGGTGTGCCCGGGTTCGGCGAGGAACCCGACCAGGAGCGCGCGGACGCCGTACTGCCCGTGCTGCGGCTGCTGTTGGGCCTCGACGGACCCGGTCCCGGCGGGGAGAAGCCGGGCAACGAGCTCGCGGAGGTGGCGGGATGA
- a CDS encoding VWA domain-containing protein yields MTVGEGYDVTDASQERLRRWRLVLGGGPADGTGCALSGRDAAMDGALAALYGKGDKPPAGRTGRDRSAGLGGSAPSVARWLGDIRTYFPSSVVQVMQRDAIDRLGLATLLLEPEMLEAVEADVHLVGTLLSLNKAMPETTRETARAVVRKVVEDLEKRLATRTRATLTGALDRSARVSRPRHHDIDWNRTIAANLKNYLPEYRTVVPERLIGYGRASQSVKKEVVLCVDQSGSMAASVVYASVFGAVLASMRSVSTRLVVFDTAVVDLTDQLDDPVDVLFGTQLGGGTDINRALAYCQSRITRPAETVVVLISDLYEGGIRDEMLKRVAALKASGVQFVTLLALSDEGAPAYDREHAAALAALGAPAFACTPDLFPEVMAAAIEKRPLPIPDAV; encoded by the coding sequence ATGACCGTGGGAGAGGGGTACGACGTGACGGACGCGAGCCAGGAGCGGCTGCGGCGCTGGCGGCTCGTGCTCGGCGGCGGCCCGGCCGACGGCACCGGATGCGCGCTGTCGGGGCGGGACGCGGCGATGGACGGAGCGCTCGCCGCGCTCTACGGAAAGGGGGACAAGCCGCCGGCGGGACGGACGGGGCGGGACCGCTCGGCGGGACTGGGGGGCTCGGCGCCCTCGGTGGCGCGGTGGCTCGGGGACATACGGACGTACTTCCCCTCCTCCGTGGTGCAGGTCATGCAGCGGGACGCCATCGACCGGCTCGGGCTGGCCACGCTGCTCCTTGAGCCGGAGATGCTGGAGGCGGTGGAGGCGGACGTGCACCTCGTCGGCACCCTGCTCTCGCTCAACAAGGCGATGCCGGAGACGACGAGGGAGACGGCCCGGGCCGTGGTGCGCAAGGTCGTCGAGGACCTGGAGAAGCGTCTGGCGACCCGTACCCGGGCCACGCTCACCGGCGCCCTCGACCGCAGCGCGCGCGTCAGCCGGCCGCGCCACCACGACATCGACTGGAACCGCACGATCGCGGCCAACCTCAAGAACTACCTGCCGGAGTACCGGACGGTCGTGCCCGAGCGGCTGATCGGCTACGGCCGCGCTTCGCAGTCGGTGAAGAAGGAGGTCGTCCTCTGCGTCGACCAGTCGGGGTCGATGGCGGCGTCCGTCGTGTACGCCTCCGTGTTCGGGGCGGTGCTGGCGTCCATGCGGTCCGTCAGCACCCGGCTGGTCGTCTTCGACACGGCCGTCGTCGACCTCACCGACCAGCTCGACGACCCGGTGGACGTGCTCTTCGGCACCCAGTTGGGGGGCGGCACGGACATCAACCGGGCGCTGGCGTACTGCCAGTCGCGGATCACCCGGCCCGCCGAGACGGTGGTCGTGCTGATCAGCGACCTGTACGAGGGAGGCATACGCGACGAGATGCTGAAACGGGTCGCCGCGTTGAAGGCGTCCGGAGTGCAGTTCGTGACGCTGCTCGCGCTCTCCGACGAGGGCGCGCCCGCCTACGACCGTGAGCACGCGGCGGCTCTCGCGGCGCTCGGGGCACCGGCGTTCGCCTGCACGCCCGACCTGTTCCCGGAAGTGATGGCGGCGGCGATCGAGAAGCGGCCGTTGCCGATACCGGACGCCGTGTGA